A genomic region of Papaver somniferum cultivar HN1 chromosome 7, ASM357369v1, whole genome shotgun sequence contains the following coding sequences:
- the LOC113300353 gene encoding uncharacterized protein At4g14342-like isoform X3, with protein MQASDRFNINSQLEHLQAKFVGTGHADLNRFEWALNIQRDSYASYVGHYPILSYFAIAENESIGRERYNFMQLVSYSVIVVI; from the exons ATGCAG GCGAGTGATAGATTCAACATCAATTCCCAGCTTGAGCATCTTCAAGCCAAGTTTGTTGGAACAGGCCATGCTGATTTGAACAGATT TGAATGGGCACTGAACATCCAGCGTGATAGTTATGCATCTTACGTAGGTCATTACCCCATTTTGTCTTATTTTGCCATTGCGGAGAATGAATCGATTGGAAGAGAGCGTTACAACTTTATGCAG CTTGTATCATATTCAGTAATTGTGGTGATCTAG
- the LOC113300353 gene encoding uncharacterized protein At4g14342-like isoform X4 encodes MQASDRFNINSQLEHLQAKFVGTGHADLNRFEWALNIQRDSYASYVGHYPILSYFAIAENESIGRERYNFMQVVKTLF; translated from the exons ATGCAG GCGAGTGATAGATTCAACATCAATTCCCAGCTTGAGCATCTTCAAGCCAAGTTTGTTGGAACAGGCCATGCTGATTTGAACAGATT TGAATGGGCACTGAACATCCAGCGTGATAGTTATGCATCTTACGTAGGTCATTACCCCATTTTGTCTTATTTTGCCATTGCGGAGAATGAATCGATTGGAAGAGAGCGTTACAACTTTATGCAG GTTGTGAAGACACTATTTTGA
- the LOC113300353 gene encoding uncharacterized protein At4g14342-like isoform X2, protein MQASDRFNINSQLEHLQAKFVGTGHADLNRFEWALNIQRDSYASYVGHYPILSYFAIAENESIGRERYNFMQKMLYLRFCKIHN, encoded by the exons ATGCAG GCGAGTGATAGATTCAACATCAATTCCCAGCTTGAGCATCTTCAAGCCAAGTTTGTTGGAACAGGCCATGCTGATTTGAACAGATT TGAATGGGCACTGAACATCCAGCGTGATAGTTATGCATCTTACGTAGGTCATTACCCCATTTTGTCTTATTTTGCCATTGCGGAGAATGAATCGATTGGAAGAGAGCGTTACAACTTTATGCAG AAAATGCTGTATCTTCGATTTTGTAAAATACATAACTAA
- the LOC113300353 gene encoding uncharacterized protein At4g14342-like isoform X1, translating into MQASDRFNINSQLEHLQAKFVGTGHADLNRFEWALNIQRDSYASYVGHYPILSYFAIAENESIGRERYNFMQSKFLIIYNSLYHIQ; encoded by the exons ATGCAG GCGAGTGATAGATTCAACATCAATTCCCAGCTTGAGCATCTTCAAGCCAAGTTTGTTGGAACAGGCCATGCTGATTTGAACAGATT TGAATGGGCACTGAACATCCAGCGTGATAGTTATGCATCTTACGTAGGTCATTACCCCATTTTGTCTTATTTTGCCATTGCGGAGAATGAATCGATTGGAAGAGAGCGTTACAACTTTATGCAG TCGAAGTTTCTTATTATCTACAACAGCTTGTATCATATTCAGTAA
- the LOC113296545 gene encoding uncharacterized protein LOC113296545, which yields MATGHKIVILKNDTTRFTAKCEEDGCGWRIHFEPVNGDTSRFVLKDSNAHRCTLWYTVLVVLLNYMFLLGLCDDPSLKPKQIMSLFKKTYGSNIKYHHARRGKEVVFEEQYGDEEKSYSNFTWYVKAIEETNPDSYVKFEVEDGINRLLFICFGACKHSYRYLRPMIYLDAPSSLVDTGVMRIRSPLLICFTKLPTPTHQRILKKLCVACMQFDLDMLLTISGLFQRRNLQNAVFPVCRYNAHSSTLAESLNNWVLEFKKLPAFALLDAIRLKVMKKMYERRIEGLDISTLGSLLNMRLY from the exons ATGGCTACAGGTCACAAGATTGTTATTCTTAAAAATGACACAACTCGTTTTACTGCAAAATGCGAAGAAGATGGTtgtggttggaggattcactttGAGCCTGTGAATGGTGATACTTCTCGGTTCGTGCTAAAAGATTCTAATGCTCACAG gtgtacattgtggtaCACTGTACTTGTTGTACTCTTAAATTACATGTTCTTGCTTGGTTTGTGT GATGATCCTAGCTTAAAACCCAAACAGATCATGTCACtttttaagaaaacttatgggtccaatattaagtatcaccatgcccgtaGAGGGAAAGAAGTTGTATTTGAAGAACAGTATGGCGATGAAGAGAAGTCGTATAGCAATTTCACTTGGTATGTCAaagcaattgaagaaactaatCCCGATAGCTATGTGAAGTTTGAAGTTGAGGATGGAATCAATAGATTGTTATTCATTTGTTTCGGTGCTTGCAAGCATAGCTATAGGTATCTCAggcccatgatttacttggacgctCCTTCTTCACTGGTAGATACAGGG GTGATGCGAATTCGAAGCCCgttattgatttgttttacaaagctTCCTACTCCTACACACCAGCGAATTTTGAAGAAGCTTTGCGTGGCATGCATGCAATTTGATCTGGACATGTTGCTAACTATATCAGGACTATTCCAAAGGAGAAATTTGCAAAATGCAGTTTTCCCTGTATGTAGATATAATGCTCACTCTTCAACTCTTGCCGAGTCCCTTAACAACTGGGTTCTTGAATTCAAAAAGTTGCCTGCTTTTGCTCTTCTCGATGCGATACG tttgaaggttatgaAGAAGATGTATGAGAGAAGGATAGAAGGTCTAGATATTTCAACACTAGGCTCACTCCTGAATATGAGGCTTTACTAA